The following proteins are co-located in the Sandaracinaceae bacterium genome:
- a CDS encoding HDOD domain-containing protein: MSHAAARDESGVAVLLGRRPMFGPDLETTAYRLLYAGVPEPGGAERMTAEVVVRAMVDFGIERICEDKPAVISFPRPFLVGDLPMAVPRHKVVVRVAPDVEPDVEVVRGLAAMKEAGFRIALSSPPLGPLAGEMKAAAYLVEIPVAGRTLDEVRASVESVGDLRTVAIGVESFTQLGDLKQLGFSHFAGDFLGKPRLLKTRRPSSGRLATLELLRLVHDPDVTIPQLEAVISRDATLGYRLLRWVNSAACGLPRRIDSVQQALVLLGLQKLRALVSMVALASLTDEPKELLTLSLTRARCCELIARRTGADSPDVYFTVGLFSLLDALFGMSMDAILERVPLSERVARALTSGDNAEGRMLAVVGAQERGDFAQVARLGSDPHAVSLTWVESIEWASAAGREMR, encoded by the coding sequence ATGAGCCACGCCGCCGCCAGAGACGAATCGGGCGTCGCCGTCCTGCTCGGGCGTCGCCCGATGTTCGGCCCCGACCTCGAGACCACCGCCTACCGCCTCCTCTACGCCGGCGTGCCGGAGCCCGGTGGGGCGGAGCGCATGACGGCGGAGGTCGTCGTGCGCGCGATGGTCGACTTCGGGATCGAGCGCATCTGCGAGGACAAGCCCGCGGTGATCAGCTTCCCGCGGCCCTTCCTCGTGGGTGACCTCCCGATGGCCGTGCCGCGACACAAGGTCGTGGTGCGCGTCGCGCCGGACGTGGAGCCCGACGTCGAGGTCGTTCGTGGTCTCGCGGCCATGAAGGAGGCGGGCTTCCGCATCGCGCTCAGCAGCCCCCCGCTCGGCCCGCTGGCGGGAGAGATGAAGGCGGCGGCGTATCTGGTGGAGATCCCCGTGGCGGGTCGCACCCTCGACGAGGTGCGCGCGAGCGTCGAGAGCGTCGGAGACCTCCGCACGGTGGCGATCGGGGTCGAGTCGTTCACCCAGCTGGGCGACCTGAAGCAGCTCGGTTTCTCGCACTTCGCGGGTGACTTCCTCGGCAAGCCGCGCCTCCTCAAGACCCGCCGCCCGAGCTCCGGCCGGCTGGCCACCCTGGAGCTGCTCCGCCTCGTCCATGATCCGGACGTGACCATCCCTCAGCTCGAGGCGGTGATCTCGAGGGACGCGACGCTCGGCTACCGGTTGCTCCGCTGGGTGAACTCGGCCGCGTGCGGGCTCCCCCGCCGGATCGACTCCGTCCAGCAGGCGCTGGTCCTGCTGGGGCTGCAGAAGCTCCGGGCCCTCGTGTCGATGGTCGCGCTCGCGTCCCTGACCGACGAGCCGAAGGAGCTACTCACGCTGTCGCTGACCCGAGCGCGCTGCTGCGAGCTGATCGCGCGAAGGACGGGCGCCGACAGCCCCGACGTCTACTTCACGGTGGGCCTCTTCTCGCTCCTCGACGCCCTCTTCGGCATGTCGATGGACGCCATCCTCGAGCGCGTGCCGCTCAGCGAGCGCGTCGCCCGCGCCCTCACGTCGGGTGACAACGCGGAGGGTCGCATGCTCGCCGTGGTCGGAGCGCAAGAGCGAGGCGACTTCGCGCAGGTGGCCCGTCTCGGCAGCGATCCGCACGCCGTGAGTCTGACCTGGGTCGAGTCGATCGAGTGGGCGAGCGCGGCCGGCCGCGAAATGCGCTGA
- a CDS encoding methyl-accepting chemotaxis protein, which yields MARTGTDDAVRQVSAHSHEQARVMEEAARAVSGMAEMSARIEELSRTASHLAEEANGQACEGRTELDRLSTVVGELDGLHAELGELARSVRAIQERSRAIQRFAAQARMLALNAQIEAARAGDRGKGFSVVAVEMRELANSSQEAAQEISDAVDDGAGRIEELRGHAGERTRVVREAVGSSRRAFELIADEVHRIAEANHTIARTTLEQASLTRATSESLRERSERASGRAAEVESLLAGEEIPELTPEEAYGALSRFEVIDVRDRKEYVDELGHITGSRCIPIGDELKAALSDLDPSKKYLFVCRSGGRSLRAARLAQAAGLHSSHNLTGGMLRWNEARLPVTKRAA from the coding sequence ATGGCGCGCACCGGCACCGACGACGCCGTTCGCCAGGTCTCTGCCCACTCGCACGAGCAAGCGCGGGTGATGGAGGAGGCGGCACGGGCCGTGTCCGGGATGGCCGAGATGAGCGCGCGCATCGAGGAGCTCAGCCGCACCGCGTCACACCTCGCGGAGGAGGCGAACGGGCAGGCTTGCGAAGGCCGCACCGAGCTCGACCGGCTGAGCACGGTCGTGGGTGAGCTGGACGGCCTGCACGCGGAGCTCGGGGAGCTCGCCCGGAGCGTGCGCGCCATCCAGGAGCGGTCGCGGGCGATCCAGCGCTTCGCGGCGCAGGCCCGGATGCTCGCGCTCAACGCGCAGATCGAGGCCGCCCGCGCGGGCGACCGCGGCAAGGGCTTCTCGGTCGTCGCGGTGGAGATGCGCGAGCTCGCGAACTCCTCCCAGGAGGCCGCGCAGGAGATCTCCGACGCCGTCGACGATGGCGCGGGGCGCATCGAGGAGCTGCGCGGGCACGCGGGCGAGCGGACCCGCGTGGTGCGCGAGGCGGTCGGGAGCTCGCGGCGCGCGTTCGAGCTGATCGCCGACGAGGTCCACCGCATCGCGGAGGCCAACCACACGATCGCGCGCACCACCCTCGAGCAGGCGTCGCTGACGCGCGCCACGAGCGAGAGCCTCCGCGAGCGCTCCGAGCGCGCGAGCGGGCGGGCGGCGGAGGTCGAGTCCCTGCTGGCCGGCGAAGAGATCCCCGAGCTGACCCCCGAGGAGGCCTACGGCGCGCTCTCGCGCTTCGAGGTCATCGACGTTCGCGATCGCAAGGAATACGTGGACGAGCTGGGCCACATCACGGGCAGCCGATGCATCCCCATCGGGGATGAGTTGAAGGCCGCCCTGTCCGACCTGGACCCCTCGAAGAAATACCTGTTCGTGTGTCGTAGCGGGGGTCGGAGCCTCCGCGCCGCGCGTCTCGCCCAGGCCGCTGGGCTCCATTCATCCCACAACCTGACCGGGGGGATGCTGCGCTGGAACGAGGCGCGGCTCCCGGTGACGAAACGCGCCGCTTGA
- a CDS encoding response regulator: MKVLVVDDSKAMRMIVRRALRQTGLDLDVSEAENGQAAFHQLTETRFDFVLSDWNMPEMNGYELLQRIKAEGIPVKLGFVTSESTDEMRSQARSAGAEFLISKPFTPEILSERLSPYA, translated from the coding sequence ATGAAGGTCCTCGTCGTAGACGACAGCAAGGCCATGCGGATGATCGTCCGCCGCGCGCTTCGGCAAACCGGTCTCGATCTCGACGTCTCGGAGGCGGAGAACGGCCAGGCGGCGTTCCACCAGCTCACCGAGACGCGATTCGACTTCGTGCTCAGTGACTGGAACATGCCGGAGATGAACGGCTACGAGCTGCTCCAACGCATCAAGGCGGAGGGCATCCCCGTCAAGCTCGGCTTCGTCACGTCGGAGAGCACCGACGAGATGCGGTCGCAGGCGCGCTCCGCGGGCGCGGAGTTCCTGATCTCCAAGCCGTTCACCCCCGAGATCCTGAGCGAGCGCCTCTCGCCCTACGCGTGA
- a CDS encoding SDR family NAD(P)-dependent oxidoreductase produces the protein MAQTFPSRPRAAVTGAASGFGRAISLRLAARGARLVLSDVDEAGLEETAKLARAEGGEVVTMICDVRDPEQVEAVAARADEAFDGTDILVNNAGVAVAGAVGVVSLEDWRWQIDINLYGVIHGCHAFVPRMRKQGHGWVLNVASAAGLLSAPMMGPYNVTKAGVVALSETLYGELDGTGVHVTALCPTFFRTRIHESARADEALRAQTEKLVTKSKWTAEAVADVALRGLERGDLYVVPQADGKVMWRAKRLLGQGFHDFVGKMTRSPRISKWLSGR, from the coding sequence ATGGCGCAGACCTTCCCCTCGCGGCCCCGCGCCGCGGTCACCGGCGCGGCCAGCGGCTTCGGTCGCGCCATCAGTCTCCGGCTCGCGGCGCGCGGCGCGCGCCTGGTCCTCAGCGACGTCGACGAAGCGGGGCTCGAAGAGACCGCGAAGCTGGCTCGCGCGGAAGGGGGCGAGGTCGTGACCATGATCTGCGACGTCCGCGATCCCGAACAGGTCGAGGCGGTCGCGGCCCGGGCGGACGAGGCGTTCGACGGGACCGACATCCTCGTCAACAACGCCGGCGTGGCCGTGGCGGGCGCGGTCGGCGTCGTGAGCCTCGAGGACTGGCGCTGGCAGATCGACATCAACCTCTACGGCGTCATCCACGGCTGCCACGCGTTCGTCCCGCGCATGCGGAAGCAGGGGCACGGCTGGGTGCTGAACGTCGCGTCGGCGGCCGGGCTGCTCTCGGCGCCGATGATGGGCCCCTACAACGTCACGAAGGCGGGCGTGGTCGCGCTGAGCGAGACCCTCTACGGCGAGCTGGACGGGACGGGCGTGCACGTCACGGCGCTGTGCCCGACGTTCTTCCGGACCCGCATCCACGAGAGCGCCCGCGCCGACGAGGCGCTCCGCGCGCAGACCGAGAAGCTGGTCACGAAGTCCAAGTGGACGGCCGAGGCGGTGGCGGACGTGGCGCTCAGGGGCCTCGAGCGAGGCGACCTCTACGTGGTCCCCCAGGCCGACGGCAAGGTCATGTGGCGGGCCAAGCGCCTGCTCGGCCAGGGCTTCCACGACTTCGTCGGCAAGATGACGCGGAGCCCGCGCATCTCGAAGTGGCTGTCCGGGAGATAG